A genome region from Pseudomonas pergaminensis includes the following:
- a CDS encoding spinster family MFS transporter, producing MQNSTQAANAWRILFLLFLANLFNFFDRTIPAIIIEPIRMEWHLSDFQLGIIGTAFTIVYAIAGLPLGRLADTGSRSKLMGWGLFAWSGLTAVNGMVGSFWTFLLVRMGIGIGEASYAPAANSLIGDLFPAHRRARAMGIFMLGLPLGLLLAFFTIGWMVKAFDSWRAPFFIAAVPGLILAVFMFYIKEPKRGAAETVQVSQERVDRPIRRVLAVPTFLWLVLAGLCFNFATYACNSFLVPMLQRYFLMPLQEAAVATGVIVGITGLVGLTLGGWIADKIHQRVANGRLLFAAFSLVISTVTTAWALHAGRIEIGVFVALFSVGWLFAYNFYTCVYTAIQDVVEPRLRATAMALFFAGLYLLGGGMGPIVVGGLSDHFAHSAMYAAGAEQMTEAYKAVGLHDAMYLIPVALFLTMLFLFQASRSFVRDAQRMKDGLGVVEVPASAATA from the coding sequence ATGCAGAACTCGACCCAAGCGGCGAATGCCTGGCGCATTCTGTTCCTGCTGTTCCTCGCCAACCTGTTCAATTTCTTCGATCGCACCATTCCCGCGATTATCATCGAGCCAATCCGCATGGAATGGCACCTGAGCGACTTTCAGCTCGGCATCATCGGCACCGCCTTCACCATCGTCTACGCCATTGCGGGGTTGCCGCTCGGGCGCCTGGCCGATACCGGCTCGCGCAGCAAACTCATGGGCTGGGGCCTGTTCGCCTGGAGCGGGCTGACGGCGGTCAACGGTATGGTTGGCAGTTTCTGGACGTTTTTGCTGGTGCGCATGGGCATTGGCATCGGCGAAGCCAGCTATGCGCCGGCCGCGAATTCGCTGATTGGCGACCTGTTCCCGGCGCACCGCCGCGCGCGGGCCATGGGGATTTTCATGCTGGGCCTGCCGTTGGGGCTGTTGCTGGCATTCTTCACCATCGGCTGGATGGTCAAGGCGTTCGACAGCTGGCGCGCACCGTTCTTTATCGCGGCGGTGCCGGGGCTGATCCTCGCGGTGTTCATGTTCTACATCAAGGAACCCAAGCGCGGTGCGGCAGAAACCGTGCAAGTCTCCCAGGAACGCGTCGACCGCCCGATCCGCCGCGTACTGGCGGTGCCGACCTTCTTGTGGCTGGTGTTGGCCGGGCTGTGCTTCAACTTCGCCACGTACGCGTGTAACTCGTTCCTGGTGCCGATGTTGCAGCGTTACTTCCTGATGCCGTTGCAAGAAGCAGCGGTCGCCACCGGGGTTATCGTGGGGATCACCGGCCTGGTCGGCCTGACCCTGGGTGGCTGGATCGCCGACAAGATCCACCAGCGTGTCGCCAACGGCCGGCTGTTGTTCGCCGCGTTCAGCCTGGTCATCTCCACCGTGACCACAGCCTGGGCGTTGCACGCAGGGCGCATCGAGATCGGCGTATTCGTGGCGCTGTTCAGTGTGGGTTGGCTGTTCGCCTATAACTTCTACACCTGCGTGTACACGGCGATCCAGGACGTGGTCGAACCGCGCCTGCGGGCCACGGCAATGGCGCTGTTTTTTGCCGGGCTGTATTTGCTGGGCGGCGGCATGGGGCCGATCGTTGTCGGGGGCCTGTCCGATCACTTTGCCCACTCGGCGATGTATGCGGCGGGGGCGGAGCAGATGACCGAGGCTTACAAGGCGGTGGGGTTGCATGACGCCATGTACCTGATTCCGGTGGCGTTGTTCCTGACCATGCTGTTTCTGTTCCAGGCGTCGCGCAGTTTTGTGCGCGATGCCCAGCGGATGAAGGATGGGTTGGGGGTGGTTGAGGTGCCGGCGTCCGCGGCGACGGCTTGA